The genome window GTagacaagattggaggaggttcaGGTGAATCCCTGGCAAATACAGAATGATTGTTTGGggtcttggatgggggtgagacCAGAGGTGTAGCAGGACGGGAAGCTGCTCCAGTGGTTGCTgagtggggagtgtagagtgTACAAGGTATTACGAGAGCGAGCAGTCCCTACAAAAAGCCGATAGGGATTGGGAGCAAACTACCTCTTCGCTAGTGGTGTCCGATTGCAGATGTTGAACGTTGTGGAGGATGCAGTGGATTCAGATTTTGGTCGGGTGGTATGGGAGGACCAGGCGACATCCATCCTTGCTGCTGCTGGGGGGAAGGCGTTTGAGggtagaagtgcaggaaatgtagAAAATGCAGTTGAGCTGATTCTGCAGGGAATGCTTTCTCTGCGACGCCTTTgtgcactccacactccccaatagCCCCACTATGCCCAAAACCTTTCTCTGCAAATGGAGGAAATTCTGCACTTCCCCCTACACcttctcactcatctccatccctGGCCACGGACAATCATTCCGTTTCCAACAGGGATTAACCTGTACGCCTTGCAACTTGGTCCATTGTGcctacccttcccattgaccaatctccaaagtcccttcctgcatccacctatcaggAACCCACATGCTTTCCTCCAAACTCCAACCACCTCATTTATTTCTGTGCTCCATTCCACCTCCACAGTCCTGAAGAAGAACACCGAtcaaaaatgtcaactttcctcctcatctgatattgcctgacccgctgtgttcccACAGGTCCATACTGTATCATCTCTAAGTTCCTGcaccggcagttcttactatttctcaGTCACTGAATGATAAGAATTCTTTTCATCCCTGTTCATTCCGCCCTGACTTCCGATCATTTTGGCCATTTTTGTACCATCACCCAAAGAAAGAGATAGAAAATATTTGGTCAATAGCCATACCATTACCTCCTTTATCATTGTCAATTCCGGAATTCACTCAGGGATGAATATTTCCTTTAGTTACATTTATCATTTTATCTACTCTTGCAGAAATAGAACTTCTTGGTGGTTTACATTTTTTTATTCCACTTTCTCCATCTGcttcaacaaaccatccaaaAACAGTTCAAGAAATCCAACCTTACACCAGTCAGCTTCACAACATTGACCAGTTTCATTCACCTTGATACGATCCTCAACATTGACCGTAAAAAGTGGTCTTCACTTCTTGTTGAACTGTGTGAAAAATGTACTTTATGAGAAATATCAAATGCCTCCATAAAAGTCTCAAGCTTCTGAGTTACCCTGCGAGCGTTTCAAATCCTGTTATTGCTGTACTCCATAACCAGCTGTGCTTCAGGagtttgtatttattttaattcagttGAAAAATCAAGTTCAGTACCATGTTTATCAACCTCAAACTAGACAGCATTTCAGCATATTTTGATCACTCTTGAGTGCTGTGTCTGTTACTgaatctgctcctctatctatctGATGTTTCtacacatgcacagccacacacccacacttggattgagatgcagataaacagtgTACTGGCACAGGTGCACAGGCTGTCAAATTAGGCAGGCAAAAATCACAGATCAAAGAtcctggagatatcatcttctttcaatgatgtctatTAATAAGTCACCAGGACTGTGGATGAGACAGAACCGGGTGCAACATTGATTGCTGAAGATGTAATTCTTCAGTCAGTCTCAATGTTTAAAACATTTAACAATTGGAGTAACGGGATAGTGCacaatattcttcaaatgctctctgaacttaggatgtgtgatgacataaatgacagtgtttgtgcagcaactcagcatctgcagcatgtaGCCCAGTTCCATTACAAAAAGAGGCAGATATACAGACTCATATCCCAAAAGTTTCATTCTCCAATttatggaatacaccattgaCACGGACCATAAtagaatgaaattccctgagataagaaacaataaaatgatggaattctttcgACTTTTCATCACTGGATCTTTGGTGCTCTTTCTGTTGCTCTGATGGTGGAGTCTCCTGCGGAatctgctggtcactgcaatgtgtctaaCAGTTgaaacattgagaagcagaattgGAATAAAGGCGATTCCTGGTGTTAGTACgtaatgacagaactcaattgctCCCCAGACTGGAGAAAATTTCAGGTCATTTTTCACCCAACAAAACCAGGATCTGCTCCTGACATAATACCGATGAGTaaacagaaaataccagaaaatgttcttcaaacagctcgaTACAGCCACTATTGACAGAACCAcagctgctgttttcacattgcaatatttacttctcagatttgggcaacaaatggctacaaatcgatcaaaggtgaaagtgacggtgaaccagacagaacagtcagtggctgcataaagcaggacagcatggatattacacacagggatacctTCTAAGAAATGATGCTCTtccaaatagacaaatggaatgtgtcgCAACATGAGGTCAAAGATAATGACCAGGAGATCTGCTGTTGCCATGGCTACCAGGTAGTGAGAGACACAtcgggagagaccacacttttcttttgacaggatcacaattgttactacattggctgtgaggaaagcaaacaatTAAGTTATAGTTTCTGCTTGGAACAATGTTATCAGTTTTACTGAGCGCCGACTGAGATTTACAAATGGTATTTTGTACCTGTTCCTGTCACAAatgtttgcatcagtgttcagttTATTTGGTGGATCCAACATCTGTTATTCCATAAAATTACCATGTAATGAAAATATAACATGATGTAAAAGTTGCTCTTATCTGAGGTGTTTGTGACTTGTGCAATACATTTTGCCCCATAATGGAATTCAAAGAAATGAATTGTCTGTGAATCAATTTTGGAAATGGGCAGATCTCAGAGATGTGACCGTCATGGAAACATGTCATGGACCCAGTGCTTAACCAATGGTGTTTTTCAATGGAAGCTAGGATTCTAGTAGTCAACATCAACCACATTTGCATGAAGTCAGTGGAGGAATGGATACTGAGTCAGTGAGTGCTCAAAACGACACCAGGAGAGCGAGGTAGACAGACCTAACATCCAGACACAGAGGAAAGCAAGAAGCAGTAAAGATGAGAGAGTAAATTTCAAGTGCGGCAAGACTGTTATCAATAGTTTACAGAATGaacaacacagagaaagaaaataagagcagctAAATACCACAGTATATGGAAATACAAAAGACTTACCAGGCATTGCAATGATTGCAAGAATTGGATAATAAATAAATTGCATCATCCGAAGGACCATTCGAATGCGGGATCTTAGTGGCTTCCGATAAAAAGTAACAGAAACAGAATTCAACACCTCaatgaaaccccttcccattGTTTTCCCATTCCCATCGACTGCTCTCACATTTTGAACCATTGTCAAAccattccaatctgttgttgtaacattccaatcgTTTGTTCTCAGATTCAaatcctgtgttgtattgttccaatccatcattgccagattccaatacACTGTTGCATCACTCTCACCTCTTACTCTCTAATTGCAAACTGTGAtctgtcctcctctctctctctctctctctctctctctctctctctctctctctctctctggtgtccCAGCTCTCTGTCAGTGTCACGGCTGTCTCTCCCGCTGACACTGAGAGGACAAAATGAACAATGTCCCTTATAAGTAGATGTAGTACACCCTGCAGCAAAACAATTAGGATCCATTGGGACTGACGTTAGTGGCAGTTACTAATCAAACAGTTACTTTTTCCATCCTATCTCCTCTGTGCCAGAGTAAACTGATGTAATTCCCCAGGAGACATGAGAGGTGAGCTGAGGAAAGAGTGATGTCATTGATGAATGTTCAGTCTGTAAAATGGGATTTAGGGCTAGAGTCTGAGCTTGACAAATGATGAGGTCTgtttgagagagatagagtgaatggACCATGTAATTACAGGTCAGTGCATAACCTGAAAGCCATGGCGTAAGGTGAGGGGTGAagcctgaagcatgacacactgggtgagctgatgaaaataaagtggtgagcAGTTGTTCAGACAGCAAGGAGAAGTCTGGTCTGTTTAGCCTCCTTCAGCTGACAGCACAAAacctaccccaccacacctccaccctGATCAAACAATCTCTGCAGTTCCAAATCATGGCCATTCATGTACATTTCCATGTGCCATGATGTCATTGGTAACTTGAAATCTGCCAATCTCTGCCTTGATAGCAGAGCTCCCACATGTTGCCTGGGGAACAGCATTTCAAACATTCATCATCCTCTAAGTGAAgggattcctcctcatcttctcagtccgaaatggattgtcctttattctgagaaggTTCTCGGGTGCTCAGCCACAGGGCCagagaaacatccttcctgcgcTTACTGTCAATCTGTTTCAGCATTTTGGAATTTTTGTGGATTGTCGTGAATTCATCTAACTCCAGATATTACAGTCTTCCTCACCACTAAGTAAGGGGACCCAACCTGTATACACGTCTACTCTCTTGCCGAGCCTCTGATCCTTGATTCCCCTGGAGACTCAAAGCTATTTCAACCTGAAATATACACACGGGCTcagctcccacagctctctgtgacaatgagtcCCAAACACtcgcaaccctctgagagaagaaatttcccctcatctcagtcttcacttggtgccccttcattctgagacaaaGCCCTTTATTCTTTGaatctcccatgaggggaaacattctctgtgCATCACACTGTTAACACTTGTCATGtgattgcctctcattcctctaaactccagtcagTACAGCAgcaatctgtttaattttgctcCATAGCCAATTCTTACATCCTGCGATCATCCGTGTGAACATGTCTGATCTGCCTCCGATGAAATGTTATCTCTTCTTATCTCAGCAGCAACTTTCACATTTGCAGAAAGTCTTACTTCCTGTcatattccaacccccttgaaataatgCTCAACATTCCATTAACTGTTTTGATTACTtgctagctttctgcattttgtgCACATGTCCCCCCAAGTCCCCTTGTattgaagctttctgcagtctttctccactaaGATAATACTCTGTTCTGTTGCTCTCACTTCCAAATGGAGCAACATCACATTTTCTCAGAATCAACTTCTATTTCAACattttcctgttcattttgaaCAAGACATGCAGTTGTCAGTGATGAACTGCGATGGCCAGGTTCAAAAGTCACGCAACACCAGCTTATACTGCAACAGGTTTATAAATAAGCTTCTGTctaaaaataaacctgttggattataacctggtgttttgtgatttttgactttgatgCATCAACAGGATGTTGACAGCAGACTTCCCAAATAGCTCAACCCGATGTGGTGAGCTGTGGTGAGTATTTGTCTGACTGTGCATTGTATCCCCTAtgataattgttcatttttgacgCTTGGACTCAAGCATGGGAAAGTGCAGCAAATGGTTTCCTCATGGGGAGATCATGCcggacaaatcttttagaattcttaGAGGACATAACAAGCAGGGTaaaccaaggagagccaattcatgttatctacctggaattaaagaaggcctttgataaggtgctgcacaagaggcTGCAGAGTCAGGCAAGGGCCCATGGTGTAAGTGTGGGAGAAACAGAAACCATCATGCTaaagaagaattatttagatAAGCAAATGCAATGTCAAGCCTTGGGCTACGTCCTGGGGAGTGGGTTTCGAATGGGGAGgtggtttgtttctcagcagcactgacacaatgggctgacatgtcttttcctgcactgtacaTATCTATGAAACTGATCGCCTCCTTGAGTTTACTCCAAGATTTGGTCAGATCATGACttttttctctcccctccccaaatAACTTCTAAcccagggagggaattccacagacacatGTCCCTGGGATTAAGAGAAAAAATCCCTCTCATCCCAGAGTGggcagtctggagtcacatgtaggccaaactgaGTAacaatagcagatttcctttcctgcaggGATTTGAGTGAACTCGATTTGGATTTTACACCAATCAATGATTAGTTGAATCGTCATTGTTACTTAGACTTGGTTTATATTGCAGATTTATGAACTGGcttcaaattccattccaaaggCCATGTTGAGATTTGATCCCATGCCATTGGAGCATTCGCTTACCAGTATGACACTGTATTCCCACATCACATCCTCAGAGTTTCTCTATTTAATTGATTCGTTCATACTTGGGTTGAAACCTGGAACTCGGTCAGGGTGGGAGATGCCTGAATCAGAAACTTAGTCCTCATCTCACAGCTTCTCAAGCTCTCTGCATCTCTCTACTCACGACCCCGAAGGGAGATCGAttatgatccaattgaatgatggGGTAGGTTTGAGAGAGGCCTAATGTCTCAATCCCTCTCTGAGTTTGCCCCAGGTTTCTTTTCAGATGTAGCGGTTAAGGTTTAGATCTGGAATCAATTGTGAGCTAATCTACTTTTCTCCGTTTGCaaattctcctcgacaacacacAACATGGTGGAACACTTGGCTTCTCAATGCTATGTGCCATGCATCCAGGCTCGTGATGGTAGTCGCAAGGGAGAAGCTCCAGTCACAGCTGTAACTGTCATATGCAGGAGGCTGCGTAACACCAGGGGTGAAGTTATCACGAGACTTCACCCACCGCCCGTCCACctggtccctttcatttggcTGTGACAATGTCCCGTAAACTCAAATCTGCCCTTTGCCTACCACAagccaacaactgagaagaactcaGGCACCCAAGCTCTGAGTCACCCTCTgtgctcacagttaaagaagggTTTGGTTTGTCATTTGAGGCAGCCAGAATGTTCCCCTTGATGGGAAAAATGAGAACCAAgtatcctggaattctgaaaccAGAACCGAAATCGTCTAAGAGAGAAGTCAGTATGtgtgacagcatccatggagagagggattgcgtgagagcgagagagagagagagaaacagaaagagaggcagacagaagatggcaAGAGATGACACCAGAGAGACTTCATTGAGAAGCATTCTGGGAGACGTCAGCCCCATACATTCCTATATTGTTTCCATCCTTCCCTcctaaaaccaaaagaaacaggAGAGAGATATTGAGACAGGCTATTAGGAAGTTTTTTGTCGCCCAGAACCTATTTGGTCAGTTTGTAAAGAATAGATTTTGAGGTTAATTTAGGATTAGTCTGGCCTCAGGTGAATACCCTGTTTCAGTGAATAAAGTGAGCAAGGTAAGAGTCTTTTTCTTAGTGTAAAGGGGCTGAGCTAACAGTTTGGGGAGTGGTGTGCTCCTCCTGCCTGATGCCAGAGATCAGAGAGCAATCTACTGTCCCTGGCAGTATCTCTGCAGGAAGTTCAAGTGGAATGCTCAGGCACTCTTTTTATACATTAAAAAAGAATATAACTCGGGAGAAGGTAGTGCCACTCAATGATAAAGGAGGGAAATTGTGCATTGAGTTAGAGGATGTGGGCAATAGAATAAATCAGTACTTCAcacaggagaaggatatggagggcAGTGTAGCACGGTGCCTCAGGGATTacccctgctgcctcacagcaccagggacgcaggtttgattccaccccagTCAACTGCCTGTGaagcagtttgcacattctccccatgtcagtgtaCGTTTACTCTGAGTGTTCTgctttccttccactgtccaatgatgtgcatactagatagattggccatgctaatttacccatagtgctcaggcaCATGTAGCTTAGGTGAGCTTTGTGTGGAGCATGGATGTGCTCGGGCATTTTGAGATGAACAAAGAAGTGATGTTTCGACTTTTGAAGACCATTCAGGTGGGTTACTCTAGAGACCCAATGGCATCTACCCCAAGTTGTTGAGAGAGTGTAAAGAGGAGATTTCTAGGGCCTTGGCCAAGCTCTTTGTATCCTCGCTCGCCACCGGAGAGGTCCCAAGAGACTGGTGAGGAAACAGTCAAATTCCGGGTTTGTTCCTCTATTCAAGACAAATAGGGATCATCCAGGAACATACAGGCCGGTGAGTCTTACGtcggtggttgggaagctcttggagataaTTCTTAGGGTGGGATTTACACACATTCGGAAAAACGTGGCCAGTTAGGgacggtcagcatggctttctgcagaACATGTCATATGTCTAATTGACTTGGTTGAATTTTATGAGGAGgtgacaaatttgattgatgagggtagagcagtgtatattgtctacatggattttagtcaggctttcgacaaggtccctcatgctgGGCTCACCCAGAAGATACAGATGCATgcgatccatggtgacttggccacatggattcagcattggcttgtccacagaagacagagggttgtggcggaggaacaaaaatagaagtttctGAAAATGCTAAGacggtcttgcagcatctgtgaaggaaaaaaaggaattaatgtttcacatccagtgacccttcggcAGAgaatggtagagggttgtttttcaggctggaggttctgtgactagtggtgttctgtacGGATCTGTACTGGGTCCTCTGTTGTTTATGACATGtctaaatgacttggatataGTTGGAGATGTGTGGGTacgtaaatttgtggatgatacaaagatcagtgtcaaaaacaaagttgcttgaaaagctcagtaagtctggtggcatccgtgaaggaaataacagattGGTGAAGGTGTGGATATTGTAGAAGGTTGTttgttgcagatatgggcagagaaatggcaggtggagtttcaTCCatctaagtgtgaggtgctgtactttggGAGATCAGACGTTAAGGAAAACTACACAGTTAATGACAGAGCCCTGAACtgtattgatgtacagagggatcatGGAGTTCAAGTGTGCAGCTCCCTAAAAGTGGTCACATAACATCACGGACTCAGACGCAACTCCGTCCTCCGccgatgcaactccacccaccactAAAGCTGACAGAACTCCGCCCATCGCTGATGCCGAGACAACCCCGCacccccgcccacagccgacactGACATAACTCCGCCCTCAGCTGATCTCAATTTAActctgcccacagcctccacagctgaCAGCTGCAGAGTTAACAGCTACATTGAGCACTGCCAAATGTTTACCATCACCCAGACTTCCCCTCACTGAGGACAAACCGTCAGtgctcagtaaggggctcacctattccccctgcacccacacatcaacgaataccagtcacatttggacattgagcagcttTTCCATCGCCTCCTCCTCGCTTActtctctcaccataaacctaaccctccctctactcaccccttcacccacctccaacaaaaATCCTCCTCCTGGACCagcccaaggcctcctaccctccctccacctcttcatctccaactgccatcgagacatcaattgcttcaacctctccacccctctcacacactccaacctctcccctacagaacacACAgctctctgctccctccgctccaatcccaacctcaccatcaaacccgcagacaatgGAGGCGCGGGTATAGTATGGCGCATTAACATCTTCATCgttgaggccaggcgccaactctcagACACTTCTTCGTTCCTCCttcctggatcatgaccccacccccgagcgcgaaaccatcatctcccaaaccatccacaacctcatcacctcaggtgactttCCACCCAAAGCCTCAAACCTCACTGTTACCCAATCCCACACCGCccacttctgtctccttcccaaaattcacaaacgtTCCGGACCAGGTCGACTCATTGTCTCCATCTACTCCTgacccaccaaactcatctccacctgtctggactccattttctcccccttggtccaggacctccctacctatatccgtgacaccacccaagcactccatctcctccagaacttccaattccccagcccccaacacgtcatctttactatggacgtccagtcactctccacctgcattccccatgcagatgacctaaagTCCACCCGCTTCTTCTTGTCTCAGATGcccgaccagtcaccctccacaaACACCCTCATCCtcccagctgaactcgtcctcaccctcagaaaaaaatctcatttgATTGCTCctacttcctgcagacaaaggaggtggccgtggtacctgcatgggcctaagctatgcctgcatctttgtaggttacaaggaacagaccctcttccatacctacactggcccgaaaccaaCATCTTCCTCTGTTGCATTGATGGCTCTTGcgcccacgaggagctcaaacagctcaGCCacttcaacaccaccttccacccccaacttcaagttcacctggaccatctccaacatgtccctcacattcctggacctctctgtctccaccttggCCACCCACCTAGAAATCaacattcatttcaagcccaccgactcgaacagctaccaagaatacacctcctcccacccatcgtCCTGCAAAAATCCCATTCCATATTCgcattccttcacctccactgtatctgctcccaggataaggcattccactcccgtacatctcagatgtcctcgtttttcaagggccgcaacttccaccctgcagtggtcgagaatgccctgtCATTCCCATAATTCATCACTCATGCCCCCTCCCAACAATAACCGCTGAAAGATAATCTCCCTTGCCCTCACATATTACCCCACCAAATtttggatccaatgcatcatccttcgaaacttcaaccatctgcaatccaatcgcaccactcaagacatttttccatttccacccttgtctgtcttctcgaGACACCACTCTGTCTCGaagtcccttgtccactccagaccccactctaaccccaccacacccggcactttccactgcaaccgcaggaagtgcttctcttgcccccacacctccatcctcaccctcatcccacaccacaagaagacttcccacatcaagtagatgttcacctgcacatgtgccaatgtggtagactgcatccgtTGTCCTCATTGTGCCCTCCTCAACGTTAgcgaaaccaagcgcaggctcgGGGACCACCTTGCAgatcacctacgcttggttcacaataaacaactacacctcccactcgcgaaccatttcaactacccctcccattccttagatgacaagtctgtcctgggcctcctgcagtgccacaatgatgccacccgaaggttgcaggaatagcaacttttattcctcttgggaaccatGCAACTCAATGCtgtcaatgtgaatttcacaatgttcaaaatctcccctcccctaccgcatcccaaaacgtGCCCAGCtgatcccctcctccctaacctgctcttcctctcaacTCAAGcctcactaacctcatcccgcccccttgacctgtccgtcctccctggactgacctatcccctacctccctccccacctatactcacctctactggctccatccccgcctctttaacttgtatgtctcctctccacctatcttctcctctatccatcttcgaaccgcctcccccctctccctatttatttcagaacactgtccccctcccccttttctgatgaagtgtcaagacccgaaacatcagcttttgtgctcctaagattctgcttggcttgttgtgttcatttagctccacactttgttatctcggactctccagcatctgcagttcccattatctctgacagaatTAGACAGTTTTGTCTGATTCTTCTTAAACATTTGCAGACAACTACGACTGGAATGTTCTGAATGAATTCGCACAGGTGTCCCACAGTACCAAAGCGGgtaaatcaatatgaacacaagtcagtaacaaagtaaaacattcccagtttatcaggaacaaaattacagGAATTACTAATATGAAACATACTATCTCTTATGTTTACAATACTTCTGGAGTCTCTTGTAAACTTACACAGTCACTTTTACCGTGGCTCTGTCTCTGgatctgcaaagctgctttctccctctctgcctctctcttgaTGGTCACCTGGTCTCTGTTCTTTGCATTTTGGTCTCTTCGGTGGGCCTCAGGTGATTACTAGAATGATTCCAAGACAGCAGTCTGCAGGTGAACTTTGTTTTGTTacattttaaatgcatttgtGGAACCTTCTGTAGTTGTCACCAATCTGTTGAGAACGCTTAATcgtctgaaacaaaaatcaatcattttgatAGCAATCTGCTGCCAGGCTCCTTTTTGCAGCATGACCAGGTGCCTTGCTGTCTGGGCTGCCTCTTGTTTCGTGGATAAGTTGTTTGGACTCTCTGTGCAGACGGCTTGCTCTCTTGCTGCTGTGTATGTAAAGCGTCTGGTGTGTGGGTTCCATGATTTAaattggccaatgtacccagcattccATGTTGCTCAGACAAGTTTGGCAATCTGTGTTTTTACACCTAGTAGATTACTACAATAGGATAACAAATAATGTGTGTGTCATGATTGTCTTTGTTGGTCTGGGAATTGAGTAAAACAGTCAaaatgtcatgttgtagctttatcAGACATTGGTTCGGCATGACTTAGCGTAATGTGTTCATTTCttgtcaccacattacagaaagtatgtggaggttttggagagggtgcagaagaggtttaccagaatgctgcctggatgaGCAGGTATGCAATACAAGGAAagtctggagaaactcagttctcatctctggagcagtggagcctgaggggagatttgacacAAGACTATCAATTAATGAGACACATTAGATGACAGCCAGAATCTGTTTCCGAGAATTGAAATGACCAAAATTAGGACCATgcatttgaggtgagaggggggaTTGTTCAAAGGAAATATGAGGGTCAGGATTATAACACCACATGTTCCCTTGCCAGTCagaaagagtcaatgttttgtgtccagttaccTGCCATCAGACTGGCTATTGTTTCTATTTTTGATTCAGTACGAGTTTCagttggatttgtgtgtgtgtgtgtctgtgtgtgtgtgtgtgtgtgtgagcgagagagagcaagagatgatATTGACCCATTAATATACAGAGATGACGCAGCAGTCTCAGGGAAGTGTCAGCCACTGCTCCAgtgtccttgcttttccaaaggAACCTCTTCTTGTCTCCTTTCCTGACCTCAGAGGGGAGTCATCCACTGGGTTGAGGGTGTAATGTATAAGATAGGGGGAAGATTTTGCAGCAACTTGAGTTTACAATTGGGTAAAGTGCTGGAACTTCAACTGCAGGTGGGCACTCAAGCAAGAACGGGGGAAAGGGATGGGGGAACCTGTTTGTcccagttcagtgtcagttttTGACTATAAACTTGGCTGGGGATAGGGTGGGTGACATGTAAAGTGCCTTCCATACCCCTGTACGATTCCATAGAGATGTCAAAGGGATTGCACACTCCTGTTTACAATTGGCACTGTTGCAATTGATTCTGGCCAGAGAGCATTCTGATTGTAGCTATCTTTTGATTTCAAAGtaggagagagacaaatgagttcacgtcttgagcccagtgacccttctagtTTTGGGATTTCTGTCAATAAGCCTTGTCTTGAGGAGGTTTTGCTTTCCCAAGTACAGTGcctgctgccacctgtgctggttTGATGATGTAGGTCTCCTGCGAACATTTACATCACTTTTTCTCAGCTGGTCCCATCTatctctaaaaaccaaaagaattgtggatgctgtaaatcaggaa of Stegostoma tigrinum isolate sSteTig4 chromosome 21, sSteTig4.hap1, whole genome shotgun sequence contains these proteins:
- the LOC132210810 gene encoding probable G-protein coupled receptor 139, which produces MMDWNNTTQDLNLRTNDWNVTTTDWNGLTMVQNVRAVDGNGKTMGRGFIEVLNSVSVTFYRKPLRSRIRMVLRMMQFIYYPILAIIAMPANVVTIVILSKEKCGLSRCVSHYLVAMATADLLVIIFDLMLRHIPFVYLEEHHFLEGIPVCNIHAVLLYAATDCSVWFTVTFTFDRFVAICCPNLRSKYCNVKTAAVVLSIVAVSSCLKNIFWYFLFTHRYYVRSRSWFCWVKNDLKFSPVWGAIEFCHYVLTPGIAFIPILLLNVSTVRHIAVTSRFRRRLHHQSNRKSTKDPVMKSRKNSIILLFLISGNFILLWSVSMVYSINWRMKLLGYESVYLPLFVMELGYMLQMLSCCTNTVIYVITHPKFREHLKNIVHYPVTPIVKCFKH